A DNA window from Candidatus Baltobacteraceae bacterium contains the following coding sequences:
- the rplN gene encoding 50S ribosomal protein L14 has translation MIQQETRLKVADNSGARELLVIHISGGSRHNYAHVGDIVVGTVKSAIPGAAVKKGQVVKAVVVRTSAPIRRTDGSVVRCDDNACVIIKGEKDNLDPRGTRVFGPVMRELRDRGFLKIASLAPEVL, from the coding sequence ATGATTCAGCAAGAAACTCGGCTCAAAGTGGCCGACAACTCGGGCGCGCGCGAACTGCTCGTTATTCACATCTCGGGCGGCAGCCGGCACAACTACGCGCACGTCGGCGACATCGTCGTCGGAACGGTCAAGAGCGCCATTCCCGGCGCCGCCGTGAAGAAGGGCCAAGTCGTCAAGGCCGTCGTGGTTCGCACCAGCGCGCCGATCCGCCGTACGGACGGTTCCGTCGTGCGCTGCGACGACAACGCGTGCGTCATCATCAAGGGCGAAAAGGACAACCTCGATCCGCGCGGCACGCGCGTGTTCGGGCCGGTCATGCGCGAGCTGCGCGACCGCGGCTTCCTGAAGATCGCCTCACTCGCACCGGAGGTGCTGTAA